In Priestia megaterium NBRC 15308 = ATCC 14581, the following proteins share a genomic window:
- the gpG gene encoding phage tail assembly chaperone G yields MANLKRNMIELIKEVSEDGEILKSEKHLTPAFIPLTVVYQAMDLTADMQKANAQNERELIDRFVDFIVHDVYKDKFTKDDLINGLHAPDAMEILQNQIRFVAAGHQSDETKKFLEKKN; encoded by the coding sequence ATGGCAAATTTAAAACGTAATATGATCGAATTAATTAAAGAGGTTTCGGAGGACGGAGAAATTCTTAAATCAGAAAAACATTTAACACCCGCATTTATCCCGCTTACTGTTGTATATCAAGCAATGGATCTAACTGCCGATATGCAAAAAGCAAATGCTCAAAATGAGAGGGAATTAATTGATCGTTTTGTTGATTTTATTGTTCATGATGTATATAAAGATAAGTTTACAAAAGATGATTTAATTAATGGTCTACATGCTCCAGATGCTATGGAGATTTTACAAAATCAAATCCGTTTTGTGGCTGCTGGTCATCAAAGTGATGAAACAAAAAAGTTTTTAGAGAAGAAGAATTGA
- the gpGT gene encoding phage tail assembly chaperone GT produces MSDEDFTPEKQKEYLDNFIMSLMKEGKDINQVLDMPFHFVLEILRERNKPKQEKSLIAAFGG; encoded by the coding sequence TTGAGTGATGAAGATTTCACACCAGAAAAGCAAAAAGAATACCTAGATAATTTTATTATGTCCTTAATGAAAGAAGGTAAGGATATTAACCAGGTGTTAGATATGCCCTTTCATTTTGTCTTGGAAATCTTACGAGAGCGAAATAAACCTAAACAAGAAAAATCCTTAATTGCAGCGTTTGGTGGTTAA
- a CDS encoding phage tail tape measure protein, with translation MPERIEGMSIGLELETLQLERGLTGLKDRFKTVNSEMKANLSAFDRGEQSIEKYEVTLQGLSKKLELQKRIVSESRAEYEKMVKEHGEGSKQAEAAARSFNNQVAALNNLERSVNRTSHSLTELKQEQGALQSGWSKMGSLIDKTGSSLTGLSSKMQGVGSTLSSSLTLSIVGAGAGIMGLATKFNDSSVKISNSLGTSTKETKKFTEASRNIYKDGFGESLEEVDNALLETKQNIKNINDEDLEDITKKALTLANTFDADVNEVTRAGNSLIQNYGMDAKDAFDLMAKGAQNGMNFSKEMFDNMSEYTISFKEAGFSANEMFSILSNGAKKGYNLDRLNDTMLEFKLQSEDSSKAYMGAMDQMSASTRKVYEEYQNGNATVADLYKAVIPDLQKMKDTIPAKDFNVIGKALFGTKWEDQGADVVLSMKTVNKELQNSKGTMDKMTKNVEQSFGARLKSVWREAGMALLPFGEILISFAEGILPKVSTGIQMVSGFIKSLSPAAQTAGLIFAGMLAALGPVITMVGMFVGAIGNLLPVFTPVMNAIARAGGLLNVLRAGLAALTGPVGIVIGAITLLGAGFIALYKNSETFRNGVSGIMSGIQKFGQSALNILKPAIESVKQFFQSQLSVIKQFWQDNSTTILQALSNIGSVVRVVFQGISSVIGFVMPFVLSIIKSVWGNIQGVISGALNIIMGLVKVFSGLFTLNFSQMWQGLKQIFSGSVQFIWNFVQLQMFGKLLSLGKVFITSFRGVFVGLWNGLKSLFSSSVGVLRSSVVSGWNLLLSITKTIFNAYRSFLTGIWNFLKSMISKTASGIVNAVRGSWNLLKSVTTTIFNAYRSFLSGIWNFLKSMISKTASAIVNAVRSSWNSLKSVTTSIFNSVRSFLNSIWTGIRSTVTNLASRTKDGVVNAWSTLRNKTTEMFTSIKTKTTKIFDDIVSGAKKLPGRIGDGIRAMAGKVKSGVDAIGKKLAGGLESVMNTITQKGINVVLDKIGVSKKSQIPRLDIPGYATGTDSHPGGYFFAGDGGKNELIRFPDGRITMSPDTTTLYWGDKGTQVLSGKQTDEFLSMYPMYKKGTGIKDVAKTAGKWLKDTGGQALAKAGEVKGKVSDSIGDIWSYMDNPKKLMNKVFSSLNLKMPDVGGIMGELAKAGVTKVKDGAANFIKKMFGDFSASVAAPAGKGVARWRPVILKAAAVMKESVTDADVNAILRQIQRESGGNEKITQSSAVWDVNTAAGNPARGFVK, from the coding sequence TTGCCAGAACGTATTGAAGGTATGTCCATTGGGCTGGAATTAGAAACATTGCAGCTTGAACGTGGTCTAACAGGTTTGAAAGATCGGTTTAAGACTGTAAATAGTGAAATGAAAGCCAATTTATCTGCTTTTGATAGAGGGGAGCAGTCCATTGAAAAGTATGAAGTCACTCTACAAGGATTAAGTAAGAAATTAGAGCTTCAAAAGCGAATTGTAAGTGAGTCGAGGGCCGAATACGAAAAAATGGTTAAAGAGCACGGGGAAGGATCTAAGCAAGCGGAAGCAGCTGCAAGAAGTTTTAATAATCAAGTAGCCGCTTTAAATAATTTAGAACGTTCCGTTAATCGTACAAGCCACAGCTTGACAGAGTTAAAGCAAGAGCAAGGTGCTTTGCAGTCTGGTTGGAGCAAGATGGGAAGTTTGATTGATAAAACAGGTTCATCTTTAACTGGGTTAAGCTCTAAGATGCAAGGAGTCGGCTCTACTTTATCTAGCTCTCTAACATTATCTATTGTTGGAGCAGGGGCAGGGATCATGGGGCTAGCTACTAAATTCAATGACTCTTCAGTGAAAATAAGTAACTCTTTAGGTACTTCTACTAAGGAGACAAAGAAATTTACTGAAGCCTCACGAAACATTTATAAAGATGGGTTTGGGGAAAGTCTGGAAGAGGTAGACAATGCCCTACTTGAAACCAAGCAAAATATTAAAAATATTAATGATGAAGATTTAGAGGACATTACTAAAAAAGCTCTGACTTTAGCTAATACATTTGATGCTGATGTGAACGAAGTAACCAGAGCGGGAAATAGTTTAATTCAAAACTATGGTATGGATGCAAAAGATGCCTTTGATCTAATGGCCAAGGGTGCCCAAAATGGCATGAATTTCTCAAAAGAGATGTTTGATAACATGTCAGAATACACCATTAGTTTTAAAGAGGCTGGTTTCTCTGCAAATGAAATGTTCTCTATTCTTTCTAATGGGGCCAAGAAAGGTTATAACTTAGACCGTTTAAATGATACAATGCTAGAATTTAAGCTTCAAAGTGAGGATTCTAGCAAAGCGTATATGGGTGCTATGGATCAAATGTCTGCAAGCACACGAAAAGTATACGAAGAGTATCAAAATGGTAATGCAACTGTAGCGGATTTATATAAAGCGGTAATACCTGACTTGCAAAAGATGAAAGATACAATTCCAGCAAAAGATTTTAATGTGATTGGGAAAGCACTTTTTGGAACGAAGTGGGAAGATCAAGGGGCCGATGTAGTTTTATCCATGAAAACCGTTAATAAAGAGCTGCAAAACAGCAAGGGTACTATGGATAAAATGACTAAGAACGTAGAACAGTCCTTTGGTGCTCGTCTAAAGTCTGTTTGGCGTGAAGCTGGTATGGCTCTGCTGCCTTTCGGGGAGATCCTTATTTCATTTGCTGAAGGTATTTTACCTAAAGTATCTACTGGTATTCAAATGGTATCTGGTTTCATTAAAAGCTTATCACCAGCAGCGCAAACAGCGGGCCTTATCTTTGCTGGAATGTTAGCGGCACTTGGGCCTGTAATTACTATGGTAGGTATGTTTGTTGGTGCTATAGGTAATCTTTTACCTGTTTTTACACCAGTAATGAATGCTATTGCACGGGCGGGAGGTTTATTAAATGTCCTAAGAGCGGGGCTTGCTGCTTTAACTGGCCCGGTGGGAATAGTTATAGGAGCAATAACCTTATTAGGTGCTGGATTTATAGCTTTATACAAGAACTCTGAAACCTTTAGAAATGGCGTTTCCGGCATAATGAGCGGTATACAAAAGTTTGGCCAGAGTGCGCTAAACATCTTAAAACCAGCTATTGAGTCCGTGAAGCAATTCTTTCAGAGTCAGCTATCCGTAATAAAGCAATTTTGGCAGGATAACTCTACTACTATACTTCAGGCCCTTTCAAATATAGGCAGCGTAGTACGTGTAGTTTTTCAGGGTATTTCTTCTGTAATTGGCTTTGTTATGCCTTTTGTACTTTCCATAATTAAATCGGTGTGGGGAAATATACAGGGTGTCATAAGCGGAGCGCTAAATATTATTATGGGCTTGGTGAAAGTTTTTTCTGGCTTATTTACTTTGAATTTTTCTCAAATGTGGCAGGGATTGAAACAGATATTTTCGGGATCTGTCCAATTCATTTGGAATTTTGTGCAGCTGCAAATGTTCGGTAAATTACTTTCTCTAGGAAAAGTCTTTATTACCTCTTTCCGTGGCGTTTTTGTCGGATTGTGGAATGGCTTGAAATCTTTATTTTCTTCTAGTGTAGGGGTTTTAAGGAGTTCGGTAGTTTCAGGATGGAATTTGCTGCTATCAATCACTAAAACTATTTTTAATGCTTATCGGTCATTCTTAACTGGAATATGGAATTTCTTGAAATCTATGATTTCTAAAACGGCATCTGGAATAGTTAATGCTGTCCGTGGTTCGTGGAATTTATTGAAATCTGTGACGACAACTATTTTTAATGCATACCGCTCTTTCCTTTCAGGAATATGGAATTTCTTGAAATCCATGATTTCTAAAACAGCATCCGCAATAGTTAATGCTGTCCGTTCATCGTGGAATTCCCTGAAATCTGTAACAACAAGTATTTTTAATTCTGTCCGTAGCTTTTTAAACTCAATCTGGACAGGGATACGCAGCACAGTAACAAATTTAGCCTCCAGAACAAAAGATGGAGTAGTAAATGCTTGGTCAACTTTGAGAAATAAAACAACTGAAATGTTTACAAGTATTAAAACTAAAACAACTAAAATTTTTGATGATATAGTTTCAGGGGCTAAAAAATTACCTGGTCGAATTGGTGACGGTATCCGCGCAATGGCCGGGAAAGTAAAATCTGGCGTTGATGCTATTGGTAAAAAGCTTGCTGGCGGTCTTGAATCAGTTATGAATACCATTACTCAAAAAGGTATAAACGTTGTTTTAGATAAGATCGGTGTTAGCAAGAAAAGCCAAATTCCTAGATTAGATATTCCTGGTTATGCAACAGGTACCGATTCACACCCAGGCGGGTACTTTTTCGCGGGTGATGGAGGGAAAAACGAATTAATTCGCTTCCCGGATGGTCGTATAACAATGAGTCCTGACACTACTACTTTGTATTGGGGAGATAAAGGTACCCAAGTATTAAGCGGAAAACAAACTGATGAATTTTTAAGTATGTATCCAATGTATAAAAAAGGTACGGGCATTAAGGACGTAGCTAAAACCGCTGGTAAGTGGCTTAAAGATACAGGGGGCCAAGCATTAGCCAAAGCGGGAGAAGTAAAAGGAAAAGTGTCTGATTCCATCGGAGATATATGGTCTTATATGGATAATCCTAAAAAGCTAATGAATAAGGTCTTTAGTTCCCTTAATTTGAAAATGCCTGATGTTGGCGGGATAATGGGCGAGCTTGCTAAAGCGGGTGTCACAAAAGTTAAAGATGGTGCAGCTAACTTTATTAAAAAGATGTTCGGTGATTTTAGTGCAAGTGTAGCAGCTCCTGCTGGTAAGGGTGTTGCTAGATGGCGTCCTGTCATTCTTAAAGCTGCCGCTGTAATGAAAGAGTCAGTAACTGATGCAGATGTAAACGCCATTTTACGACAAATCCAACGGGAGTCCGGGGGTAACGAAAAAATCACTCAGTCAAGTGCCGTGTGGGACGTTAATACTGCTGCCGGTAATCCTGCACGCGGATTTGTAAAATAG
- a CDS encoding distal tail protein Dit, whose translation MASLIKSFAGVNTPDFLIIDKVHLPPLPPSELTSIDIPMKSGSQFVNKKHGNRTITIDLTIKAPDRDKVMSMGDQLADFLHHDEPQPIIFRDLPGRKYYAILDGDTDLEKIEHLGKGSIKLICHDPHGYGEQRSYNITSDTTMLVNYGNRQTALQISMTFTKNVTDFFIATDKQSLYFGEPFDPTEKTVTDTKPVILNDPGSSTTDWLQATNFNVDGGRVLGTIGSNGYSFSQAGKDYGTLSGLWHGGSMVRSLTKQIQDFELECQVGFASSNKNQKGRIEIYLLDINNNQLGKIAIRDIWNNLDNPQFEFWVGKVNGGGVSVTNTYGAYKGVFSDFNGIIQMGRVGKKWHCYIAKVDPNGRAHTRHYKAFTDWQNKYMQKVAKIQLHIAAYDKEPAVDQMWISNVYFREILSKQPNQVDYVFRTGDKLLIDCETGEIYKNGKLFLERLYPGSEFLLLDKAANGLVVSDYSAIKDGKVTFTERWL comes from the coding sequence ATGGCCAGTCTTATTAAAAGTTTTGCAGGGGTTAACACCCCTGACTTTTTAATTATAGATAAAGTTCATTTGCCGCCTTTGCCGCCTTCTGAACTAACATCTATTGATATACCTATGAAAAGCGGTTCACAGTTTGTAAATAAAAAGCATGGAAACCGAACGATAACTATTGATTTAACCATTAAGGCACCTGACCGGGATAAAGTAATGTCTATGGGGGATCAACTAGCCGATTTTTTACATCATGATGAACCACAACCTATTATTTTTCGGGATCTGCCAGGGCGCAAATATTATGCCATTTTAGACGGTGACACGGATCTTGAAAAGATTGAACATCTAGGAAAAGGCAGCATTAAGTTAATTTGTCATGATCCGCACGGATATGGGGAGCAAAGATCTTATAACATCACCTCTGATACTACTATGTTAGTGAATTATGGTAATAGACAAACAGCTCTACAAATCAGCATGACATTCACTAAAAATGTAACTGACTTTTTTATAGCAACAGACAAGCAAAGCCTTTATTTTGGGGAGCCTTTTGATCCAACAGAAAAAACAGTAACCGATACAAAGCCAGTTATTTTAAATGATCCTGGCAGCAGCACAACAGATTGGTTACAAGCAACAAACTTTAATGTAGATGGTGGGCGTGTATTAGGTACCATTGGATCTAACGGTTATTCATTTAGCCAGGCAGGAAAGGATTATGGTACATTAAGCGGCTTATGGCATGGCGGCAGCATGGTACGAAGCTTAACAAAGCAAATTCAAGATTTTGAATTAGAATGTCAGGTAGGCTTTGCATCCAGTAACAAAAATCAAAAGGGCAGAATTGAAATTTATCTGCTCGATATTAATAATAATCAGCTAGGGAAAATAGCGATAAGAGACATTTGGAATAACTTAGATAACCCGCAGTTTGAATTTTGGGTAGGAAAAGTAAATGGTGGCGGTGTTTCTGTTACAAATACCTACGGGGCTTATAAAGGCGTATTTTCTGATTTTAACGGGATTATACAAATGGGTAGAGTCGGAAAGAAATGGCATTGCTACATTGCAAAAGTTGATCCTAACGGCAGAGCGCACACCAGACACTATAAAGCCTTTACTGATTGGCAAAACAAATATATGCAAAAAGTGGCCAAGATTCAGCTGCATATTGCTGCCTATGATAAAGAGCCAGCAGTAGATCAAATGTGGATCAGTAATGTTTACTTTAGAGAAATTCTATCTAAACAACCTAATCAAGTTGACTATGTTTTTAGAACAGGTGATAAGCTGCTAATTGATTGTGAAACAGGGGAAATTTATAAGAATGGAAAACTCTTTCTTGAACGGTTATATCCAGGATCAGAATTTTTACTTTTAGATAAGGCAGCAAATGGCCTTGTGGTTTCTGATTACTCAGCTATTAAGGATGGAAAAGTAACCTTTACAGAAAGGTGGCTATAG
- a CDS encoding phage tail spike protein yields the protein MNKTYDAVGVLNNKIPKGCPILRDSWKGQLEDGYTTLEFDVYASHPQASFLSRGAFIIYTDNPDGYELFRITKTTESHGLEEIKTVYCETAATQDLIGQIIEPKSFVGASLSDIVKFLLSNTGWELGVCYYDEIISVDFDDYPTALEAIRNTIKQFGAEIEFKVEFDGQEVARKVVNLYGKRGTKTGVSFEYARNLEGLRKIEDGNKIVTAMIGIASNEDKNGNPILLMNAQKKPPKGFEVVGNMIVDVNALQEYGNNGANVVDKFIDETATNPVELFDNTIEALKKVNHPVFSYEATVVMMEQIEGYEHTKVSIGDTIFIKDISSEPPTYLEARILNKELSTVQKDKGSIVLGEYVPLTIQPIQAVEKAQRTLQLKEKVWNATIDRAKEAQEGVEEVKKQVPYKVELVSSNGTTFKNGLIDTEITAIVYKGKENITATLPKTAFIWTKKDKDGFFDVAWNYEHVGIGNKITVSSFDVVQRAVFTCDLDLPEEE from the coding sequence TTGAACAAAACTTATGATGCCGTAGGCGTTTTAAATAATAAGATTCCTAAAGGCTGTCCCATCCTTAGAGATAGCTGGAAAGGTCAGCTAGAGGATGGATATACGACATTAGAGTTTGATGTCTACGCTAGTCACCCACAAGCCAGCTTTTTGAGTAGGGGAGCTTTTATTATTTATACCGATAATCCAGATGGCTATGAGCTATTTAGGATTACAAAGACTACGGAGAGTCATGGGTTAGAGGAAATAAAAACAGTCTATTGTGAAACAGCAGCAACCCAGGATCTAATTGGCCAGATTATTGAGCCAAAGTCTTTTGTCGGGGCCAGCTTATCCGATATAGTTAAATTTCTTTTGAGTAATACAGGATGGGAGCTAGGCGTTTGCTATTATGATGAAATCATTTCAGTAGATTTTGACGATTACCCAACAGCTTTAGAAGCCATCCGAAATACGATTAAACAATTCGGTGCAGAAATTGAATTTAAGGTAGAATTCGATGGACAAGAGGTTGCGCGGAAAGTTGTAAATCTCTATGGAAAACGCGGCACAAAAACAGGTGTTAGCTTTGAATATGCAAGGAATTTAGAGGGCTTACGTAAAATTGAGGATGGAAATAAAATTGTTACGGCTATGATCGGTATTGCTAGTAATGAGGACAAAAACGGAAATCCTATTTTACTTATGAATGCTCAAAAGAAACCTCCAAAGGGTTTTGAAGTAGTGGGAAACATGATTGTGGATGTTAACGCCCTTCAGGAATATGGGAACAATGGCGCAAATGTAGTCGATAAATTTATTGATGAAACTGCAACAAATCCAGTAGAGCTTTTTGATAACACAATAGAAGCCTTAAAAAAAGTAAATCATCCCGTTTTTTCATATGAGGCAACAGTCGTGATGATGGAGCAGATAGAAGGATATGAGCATACAAAGGTTTCTATTGGTGACACCATTTTTATAAAAGATATATCATCCGAGCCGCCTACTTATTTAGAAGCTAGAATTTTAAATAAAGAATTAAGCACCGTCCAAAAGGATAAAGGATCTATTGTGCTTGGTGAATATGTCCCGCTTACAATTCAACCAATTCAAGCGGTAGAAAAGGCGCAGCGTACCCTTCAGTTAAAGGAAAAAGTATGGAATGCCACTATTGACCGGGCGAAAGAGGCCCAGGAAGGCGTAGAAGAAGTAAAAAAGCAAGTTCCTTATAAGGTAGAGCTTGTTTCTAGTAACGGCACAACATTTAAAAACGGCCTGATTGATACAGAGATAACAGCTATTGTCTACAAAGGAAAAGAGAATATTACCGCTACACTTCCAAAAACCGCTTTTATCTGGACGAAAAAAGATAAAGACGGTTTTTTTGATGTGGCTTGGAATTATGAGCATGTAGGGATAGGTAACAAAATCACAGTTAGTTCGTTTGATGTTGTTCAACGAGCTGTCTTTACTTGTGATTTAGATTTACCAGAGGAAGAATAA